One genomic region from Streptomyces sp. NBC_00457 encodes:
- a CDS encoding GNAT family N-acetyltransferase — MSSRTSPITQPITIRRAVARDAKRLTRLVRGSGAYAGKYAAAVAGYRVGPDYIEAHRAFVAVGADEHGGRVLGFYSLVLAPPELDLLFVADEAQGRGIGRLLVAHMQSEARAAGLDRVKVVSHLPAEDFYHRAGAVRIGTALANPPAVPWDRPEFEFRVSSE, encoded by the coding sequence ATGAGTTCACGCACTTCCCCGATCACCCAGCCGATCACGATACGGAGGGCCGTTGCGCGGGATGCCAAACGGCTCACGCGACTCGTGCGTGGCTCAGGCGCCTACGCGGGTAAGTACGCAGCCGCAGTCGCGGGCTACCGGGTCGGGCCTGATTACATCGAGGCCCACCGGGCCTTTGTGGCCGTCGGCGCCGACGAGCACGGGGGCAGGGTCCTCGGGTTCTACTCGCTCGTCCTCGCTCCGCCGGAACTCGACCTGCTGTTCGTCGCCGACGAAGCGCAAGGACGGGGTATCGGACGGCTGCTCGTCGCGCACATGCAGTCCGAGGCCCGTGCCGCCGGGCTCGACCGTGTCAAGGTCGTGTCGCATCTTCCCGCCGAGGACTTCTACCACCGCGCAGGCGCAGTGCGGATCGGGACCGCGCTCGCGAACCCGCCCGCCGTGCCGTGGGACCGTCCCGAATTCGAGTTTCGCGTGTCTTCGGAATGA
- a CDS encoding enoyl-CoA hydratase/isomerase family protein, whose protein sequence is MTKAPFISIAAIRGRTRGGGNELALACDLRYASREQALFGQPEVASGLLPGGGSERLPRLIGRDRALEAILGSDDYDADLAERYGWITRALPDAELDSFVEGMAARLASFDTCRRAVDAAAVTWSLGAWAGGSRERCRNPARAPDPPHGSTPWCEILSR, encoded by the coding sequence TTGACGAAGGCGCCGTTCATCAGCATTGCGGCCATCCGTGGACGAACCCGGGGCGGCGGGAACGAGTTGGCGCTTGCCTGCGATCTGCGCTACGCCAGCCGTGAGCAGGCACTGTTCGGCCAGCCGGAGGTCGCCAGCGGCCTGCTGCCCGGCGGCGGCAGTGAACGGCTGCCTCGGCTGATCGGTCGCGACCGCGCGCTGGAAGCCATCCTCGGCAGCGACGACTACGACGCCGACCTGGCCGAGCGCTACGGCTGGATCACCCGCGCCCTGCCGGACGCCGAGCTGGACAGCTTCGTCGAGGGCATGGCTGCACGGCTCGCGTCCTTCGACACTTGTCGGCGGGCGGTCGATGCGGCGGCAGTGACTTGGTCGCTCGGGGCCTGGGCAGGCGGTTCCCGGGAGCGGTGCAGGAATCCTGCCCGCGCACCCGACCCGCCGCACGGCAGCACGCCCTGGTGCGAAATACTCTCCCGATGA
- a CDS encoding tyrosine-type recombinase/integrase — MLMNGAFVNRVRTSTAGGTSPRVAAALRHRARSRNRTHRSPGDPFARLVFCRPDGRPLRPHAVLDRLRQLSDEAGVPRVTVHDLRHLAVTLAITAGVPLTVVPKTLRHSTLSTTANIYSHLTRRAAREAVDTIEHTLTRAEQRADRKARAKRPRSPRDPASRPQVLPATTVRPPALQKRERPPSRKRENGLRPASKLVGTTGFEPATP, encoded by the coding sequence ATGCTGATGAACGGCGCCTTCGTCAACCGCGTCAGGACGTCGACGGCGGGCGGCACCTCACCCCGCGTCGCCGCCGCCCTCCGACACCGGGCCCGCTCCAGGAATCGCACCCACAGAAGCCCGGGCGATCCGTTCGCCCGGCTGGTCTTCTGCCGACCCGACGGCCGGCCGCTGCGGCCGCACGCCGTCCTCGACCGGCTCCGGCAACTGTCCGACGAAGCGGGTGTTCCCCGGGTGACCGTTCACGATCTGCGGCACCTGGCCGTCACCCTCGCCATCACCGCCGGTGTGCCGCTCACCGTGGTCCCCAAGACCCTGCGCCACTCCACCCTGTCCACCACGGCCAACATCTACAGCCACCTCACCCGGCGAGCCGCCCGCGAAGCCGTCGACACCATCGAACACACCCTCACACGGGCCGAGCAGAGAGCCGACCGGAAGGCCCGGGCGAAGCGGCCACGCTCACCACGCGACCCCGCGAGCCGTCCCCAGGTCCTGCCTGCGACCACAGTGCGACCACCAGCCCTCCAGAAACGCGAAAGGCCGCCCTCCCGTAAACGAGAGAACGGCCTCCGACCTGCATCAAAGCTGGTCGGGACGACAGGATTTGAACCTGCGACCCCTTGA